One part of the Fusobacterium pseudoperiodonticum genome encodes these proteins:
- a CDS encoding YbaK/EbsC family protein codes for MSIEAVRKHLEKYGLDSKIREFTESTATVEEAAKVNSCEPARIAKSLSFIINDVPTIIVVAGDAKINNQKFKAKFKTKAKMIAGSDVEKLIGHPIGGVCPFGIKDNVKVYLDESMKRFETMLPACGTPNSAIELTLEELEKASNYIEWIDVCQI; via the coding sequence ATGTCAATAGAAGCAGTTAGAAAACATTTAGAAAAATATGGTTTAGATAGCAAAATAAGAGAATTTACAGAGTCTACGGCAACAGTTGAGGAAGCAGCCAAAGTTAATTCATGTGAACCTGCTAGAATAGCTAAATCTTTATCGTTTATAATAAATGATGTTCCGACTATTATAGTTGTTGCAGGAGATGCAAAAATTAATAATCAAAAATTTAAAGCTAAATTTAAAACTAAGGCTAAAATGATAGCAGGTAGTGATGTTGAAAAGTTAATAGGTCATCCTATTGGTGGGGTTTGTCCTTTTGGTATTAAGGATAATGTTAAAGTTTATCTTGATGAATCAATGAAAAGATTTGAAACTATGCTACCAGCTTGTGGAACTCCAAACAGTGCTATTGAACTTACTTTAGAAGAACTTGAAAAAGCTTCAAATTACATTGAATGGATAGATGTATGTCAAATATGA
- a CDS encoding ATP-binding protein: MLKKENELKNRSHYLEKLIEFKDTDFVKIITGIRRSGKSSLMKLMIKHLLDKGIEKNQIIQINFESMEFKRMTVEDLYNYVKSNLPKDKKAYLFFDEIQKVPEWQDAINSFRVDFECDIYITGSNAFLLSSEYATYLAGRSIEIKVYPLSFLEFIDFHGYKIIEKKNLTGGINRKVENENGETYEIKELFDAYITFGGMPSLTELPLEIDKALTILDGIYSSVVIRDILEREKQKDRRQVTDSSLLRKIIMFLADNIGNNTSINSISNVLLNEKLIETKPAVQTVQSYMATLLEAYVFYEIKRFDIKGKEFLKTLGKYYIVDIGLRNYLLGFRNRDIGHIIENIVYFELLRRGYDVAIGKIGDNEIDFIATNANTKIYIQVTENIASSSTRERELAPFYKIQDNFEKIIITNDESYLGVHDGIKIIRLVDFLLDENIL; the protein is encoded by the coding sequence ATGTTAAAAAAAGAAAATGAATTAAAAAATCGTAGTCACTACTTAGAAAAACTAATTGAATTCAAAGATACTGATTTTGTAAAAATCATCACAGGTATTCGTCGTTCTGGAAAATCAAGTTTAATGAAATTAATGATAAAACATCTTTTAGATAAGGGTATAGAAAAAAATCAAATTATACAAATAAATTTTGAATCAATGGAGTTCAAAAGAATGACTGTTGAAGATCTATATAATTATGTTAAAAGCAATTTACCTAAAGATAAAAAAGCTTATTTGTTTTTTGATGAAATTCAAAAGGTTCCAGAATGGCAAGATGCTATAAATTCATTTAGAGTTGATTTTGAATGTGATATCTATATAACTGGTTCTAATGCTTTTTTACTATCAAGTGAGTATGCAACTTACTTAGCAGGAAGAAGTATAGAGATTAAAGTTTATCCTTTATCTTTTCTTGAATTTATTGACTTTCATGGATATAAAATTATTGAAAAAAAGAATCTAACTGGAGGTATAAATAGAAAAGTTGAAAATGAAAATGGTGAAACATATGAAATAAAAGAACTTTTTGATGCATATATCACTTTTGGTGGTATGCCTAGTCTTACAGAACTTCCTTTAGAAATAGATAAGGCTTTAACTATTCTTGATGGAATTTATTCCAGTGTAGTAATAAGAGATATTTTAGAGCGTGAAAAACAAAAAGATAGAAGGCAGGTAACTGATTCAAGTCTACTAAGAAAAATTATAATGTTTTTAGCAGATAACATTGGAAATAATACTTCTATTAATTCCATTTCTAATGTTTTGTTAAATGAAAAATTAATTGAAACTAAACCTGCTGTTCAAACGGTACAGTCTTATATGGCAACTCTTCTTGAAGCATATGTTTTTTATGAAATAAAAAGATTTGATATCAAAGGTAAAGAATTTTTAAAAACTTTAGGAAAATATTATATAGTAGACATTGGACTAAGAAATTACCTATTAGGATTTAGAAATAGAGATATAGGACATATTATTGAAAATATTGTTTATTTTGAATTATTACGTCGTGGATATGATGTGGCAATAGGTAAAATTGGAGATAATGAAATAGATTTCATTGCTACAAATGCAAATACAAAAATCTACATACAAGTAACTGAAAATATTGCTAGCTCTAGCACAAGAGAAAGAGAGTTAGCTCCATTTTATAAAATTCAAGATAACTTTGAAAAAATAATAATCACTAATGATGAAAGCTATCTAGGAGTACATGATGGAATCAAAATTATAAGATTAGTAGATTTTCTGCTAGATGAAAATATATTATAG
- a CDS encoding DNA cytosine methyltransferase: MKKNTYKVISLFSGAGGLDLGFHKAGFDIVWANDFDKYAVQTYKENFKNPIVCDDINNIDFSTLPKADIVIGGFPCQPFSIMGKERGFEDTRGTVFFTIIKLINFLTKRGDAPKVIVLENVRRLLTHDKGNTFKTIKKVMEDDLGYKMYYKVLNTSEYGIPQTRNRIFIVCFKDKNIKFEFPKPEPLLHTMQDLLEKEVEEKYFLSEKLIKTILSNGTGNYSAKSEIDLKIARPLCSTMHKMHRASQDNYVTDKGRIRRLTPREAARLQGFPDDFKFSVSDTQAYRQFGNAVTVCVAEKVAQKILEALNEK; this comes from the coding sequence ATGAAAAAAAATACATATAAAGTAATCTCTTTATTTTCTGGTGCTGGCGGCTTAGATTTAGGATTTCATAAAGCTGGATTTGATATTGTGTGGGCAAATGACTTTGATAAATATGCAGTTCAAACATATAAAGAAAACTTTAAAAATCCCATAGTATGTGATGATATAAATAATATTGATTTTTCAACTTTACCTAAAGCTGATATAGTTATTGGTGGTTTTCCATGTCAACCTTTTAGTATAATGGGAAAAGAAAGAGGATTTGAAGACACAAGGGGAACAGTTTTTTTTACAATAATAAAACTTATAAATTTTCTTACTAAAAGAGGAGATGCTCCTAAAGTTATTGTATTAGAGAATGTAAGAAGACTGCTTACTCATGATAAAGGAAATACATTTAAAACTATTAAAAAAGTTATGGAAGATGATTTAGGATATAAAATGTATTATAAAGTATTGAATACATCTGAATACGGAATCCCACAAACTAGAAATAGAATTTTTATAGTTTGTTTCAAAGATAAAAATATAAAATTTGAATTTCCAAAACCAGAACCTTTGTTACATACTATGCAAGACTTATTGGAAAAAGAAGTTGAAGAAAAATATTTCTTATCAGAGAAATTAATAAAAACAATACTATCAAATGGAACTGGAAATTATTCGGCTAAATCTGAAATAGATTTAAAAATAGCAAGACCTTTGTGTTCAACAATGCATAAAATGCATAGAGCCTCTCAAGATAATTATGTAACAGATAAAGGTAGGATAAGAAGATTAACACCAAGAGAAGCTGCTAGATTACAAGGGTTTCCTGACGATTTTAAATTTTCTGTTTCAGATACTCAAGCATACAGACAATTTGGAAATGCAGTTACAGTTTGTGTTGCAGAAAAAGTTGCACAAAAGATTTTGGAGGCTTTGAATGAAAAATAA
- a CDS encoding metal ABC transporter permease yields the protein MNEILKLFLSSYTFKVVTLGCTLLGIVSAIIGTFAVLKKESLLGDGISHSALAGICLAFLISGKKELYILLTGALVIGFLCIFLIHYIERNSKVKLDSAIALLLSTFFGLGLVLLTYLKKVPGAKKAGLNRFIFGQASTLIAKDIYLIIIVGLVLISLVILFWKEIKISIFQADYAKTLGIQSNKINFLVSTMIVVNVIIGIQIAGVILMTAMLVLPSVAARQWSKKLSIVTVLAAIIGGISGAMGSIISTLDASLPTGPLIILVSGIFVLISFLFSKKGIIARNYRIYTRNRKLRLQENKGDNI from the coding sequence ATGAATGAAATATTAAAACTTTTTTTAAGTAGTTATACTTTTAAAGTTGTGACTCTTGGTTGTACACTTCTAGGGATAGTTAGTGCAATCATTGGAACTTTCGCAGTTTTAAAAAAAGAAAGTTTATTGGGCGATGGTATATCTCATTCAGCACTTGCTGGGATATGTCTAGCCTTTTTAATAAGTGGAAAAAAAGAATTATATATACTTTTAACTGGAGCATTAGTGATCGGTTTCCTATGTATATTTTTAATTCATTATATAGAAAGAAATTCAAAAGTAAAATTGGATAGTGCCATTGCATTGTTGCTATCAACTTTCTTTGGGCTTGGTCTAGTTTTACTTACGTATTTAAAGAAAGTTCCTGGAGCTAAAAAAGCAGGTTTAAATAGATTCATATTTGGACAGGCTTCAACTTTAATAGCAAAAGATATTTATCTAATAATTATTGTAGGTTTAGTGTTGATATCTTTAGTTATTCTTTTTTGGAAAGAAATAAAAATAAGTATATTCCAAGCTGATTATGCTAAAACACTTGGAATACAAAGTAATAAAATAAATTTTTTAGTTTCTACTATGATAGTAGTAAATGTTATCATTGGAATACAAATAGCAGGAGTAATTTTAATGACTGCAATGCTTGTTCTACCTTCTGTTGCCGCTAGACAATGGTCTAAGAAATTATCTATTGTTACTGTATTAGCTGCAATAATTGGTGGTATTTCAGGAGCTATGGGAAGTATTATTTCTACACTTGATGCTTCTTTACCTACAGGACCTTTAATAATATTAGTATCTGGAATCTTTGTCTTAATAAGTTTTCTATTTTCTAAAAAAGGTATTATTGCAAGAAATTATAGAATTTATACAAGAAATAGAAAATTAAGATTACAGGAAAATAAAGGTGATAATATATGA
- a CDS encoding AAA family ATPase: MAFTEKFDYIKSILEKEYKVKIKEDDYDAFIIKQLSESNCIVKDIQSNQSHIAITGAQMEVFPYIYSKKYIEENDNKMKNYFVIKVPVNIYRNNCEKISENYIEFKDQEVLQEDMCVYPRSGGSQIQLSLKRNGDSQNFLKFRELIKPNDYLILMKKQNLLEYDGFIIEQKYITEKKYNSVVEIDRVSDKNITFVTKKNIIYERKLLSFPHQRIFFGAPGTGKSFELNRQAVENFEIDEYERVTFHPNYMYGHFVGAFKPFPRILKTANGDIKKDADGNIQETIVYEYVPGILMKQLIKALKNPNKNYLIIIEEINRANVAAVFGDIFQLLDRNIEGNSEYDIATSRELQEYLKKELTGIYNERLGKDFSRLYLPSNLYIWATMNSADQGVMPLDTAFKRRWEFEYQGVDNLNEQDFENYEFKINHSQKCNWNDYRKELNKRLSNLNIPEDKLIGPYFISKSILKKNIVELTKTIRNKLLMYLYEDVAKAFRSSLFAEGKYSTYSKLCEEFDKDALSIFRNKIEIEIKEIISEKLKNTNEGENEKEINVAEDLNK, translated from the coding sequence ATGGCATTTACAGAAAAATTTGACTACATAAAATCTATTCTTGAAAAAGAGTATAAAGTAAAAATTAAAGAAGATGATTATGATGCTTTTATTATAAAGCAATTATCAGAAAGTAATTGTATTGTAAAAGATATTCAAAGTAATCAATCTCATATCGCAATTACAGGAGCACAAATGGAAGTTTTTCCATATATTTATTCTAAAAAATACATAGAGGAAAATGATAATAAAATGAAAAATTATTTTGTCATAAAAGTTCCAGTAAATATTTATAGAAATAATTGTGAAAAAATTAGTGAGAACTACATAGAATTTAAAGATCAAGAAGTTCTACAAGAAGATATGTGTGTCTATCCTAGATCTGGTGGAAGTCAAATACAACTTTCACTTAAAAGGAATGGAGATAGTCAAAATTTTTTAAAATTTAGAGAATTAATAAAACCTAATGACTATCTAATACTAATGAAAAAACAAAATTTATTAGAATATGATGGATTTATTATAGAACAAAAATATATTACTGAAAAAAAATATAACAGTGTAGTTGAAATAGATAGAGTATCTGATAAAAATATTACATTCGTTACTAAAAAGAACATAATATATGAAAGAAAGTTACTCTCTTTTCCTCATCAAAGAATTTTTTTTGGTGCACCTGGAACGGGAAAAAGTTTTGAATTAAATAGACAAGCTGTTGAAAATTTTGAAATTGATGAATACGAGAGAGTCACTTTTCATCCCAACTATATGTATGGTCATTTTGTTGGAGCTTTTAAGCCATTTCCTAGAATTTTAAAAACAGCTAATGGAGATATTAAAAAAGATGCTGATGGAAATATACAAGAAACAATAGTTTATGAATATGTTCCTGGAATTTTAATGAAGCAACTCATAAAGGCCTTAAAAAATCCAAATAAAAATTATCTAATAATAATTGAAGAAATTAATAGAGCTAATGTTGCAGCAGTATTTGGTGATATTTTTCAACTTTTAGACAGAAATATAGAAGGAAATAGTGAGTATGATATTGCAACATCTAGAGAACTACAAGAGTATTTAAAAAAAGAACTTACAGGAATATATAATGAGAGATTAGGAAAAGATTTTTCTAGACTATACCTACCATCTAATCTATATATTTGGGCAACTATGAATAGTGCAGACCAAGGTGTTATGCCTTTAGATACAGCTTTCAAAAGAAGATGGGAATTTGAATATCAAGGTGTAGATAATCTTAATGAACAAGATTTTGAAAACTATGAATTTAAAATTAATCACTCTCAAAAATGTAATTGGAATGATTATAGAAAAGAATTAAATAAAAGATTATCTAACTTAAATATTCCAGAAGATAAATTAATAGGACCCTATTTTATCTCTAAATCTATCTTGAAAAAAAATATTGTTGAATTAACTAAAACTATAAGAAATAAATTATTAATGTACCTTTATGAAGATGTAGCTAAAGCCTTTAGAAGTTCATTATTTGCTGAAGGAAAATATTCAACATATTCAAAACTTTGTGAAGAATTTGATAAAGATGCTTTAAGTATTTTTAGAAACAAAATAGAAATTGAGATTAAAGAAATCATATCTGAAAAATTAAAAAATACAAATGAAGGAGAAAATGAAAAAGAAATTAATGTAGCTGAAGATTTAAATAAATAA
- a CDS encoding LlaJI family restriction endonuclease gives MRIHILQELQPYSKTELQKIFELEDNEVINILNSLSSLNILKTLSNNISKIELEDLLEIENLDNQNLDTMYIFKYVGMLSVANICLIIYPKYIDNCIQDKENNYKKFKSIIAVIRKYQHREQKQKCGDEQEENNFNLLSVTLDLVEDYLENGLYWNEKHVVEFNGEGEILWEKTINESTPYFINNVPIYLDTFTVNQENNEEDYFRRLHSCILVEAYNKVKDILSIIYNIDFLNNISFEKRKNFGSLEYIILKLNQELSTQFITKKQNTLNIIKKYLLNENSNSLSKNISYIGTTNFNLVWEDVCSVVMENCLDKTLKELCLTYNETNNIKLIDVIEKPLWKANLSQVSHRAKKTLTPDIIRIINNDFEIYDAKYYKIKLDENGVRNQPGVADITKQYLYELAYQSFIKQNKLHIKRNAFLMPFDGKDKKFLGVACMQIFSNIENLKLKQIEVILVPCEKVYDKYLK, from the coding sequence ATGAGAATCCATATATTACAGGAGTTACAACCATATTCCAAAACAGAACTACAAAAAATATTTGAATTAGAAGATAATGAAGTAATTAATATTTTAAACTCTCTTTCTTCATTGAATATCTTAAAAACTTTATCAAATAATATTTCAAAAATAGAATTAGAAGATTTATTGGAAATAGAGAACCTCGATAATCAAAATTTAGATACTATGTATATCTTTAAATATGTAGGTATGTTATCTGTTGCTAACATATGCTTGATAATTTATCCTAAATATATAGATAATTGCATACAAGATAAAGAGAATAACTATAAAAAATTTAAAAGTATTATCGCAGTTATTAGAAAATATCAACATAGAGAACAAAAACAAAAATGTGGAGATGAACAAGAAGAAAATAACTTTAATCTACTTTCAGTTACTTTAGATTTAGTTGAAGATTATTTAGAAAATGGTCTTTATTGGAATGAAAAGCATGTTGTAGAATTTAATGGAGAAGGTGAAATTCTTTGGGAAAAGACAATAAATGAAAGCACACCATATTTTATTAATAATGTACCAATTTATTTAGATACTTTTACAGTAAATCAAGAAAATAACGAAGAAGATTATTTTAGAAGATTACATTCTTGTATTTTAGTAGAAGCTTATAATAAAGTAAAAGATATCTTATCTATAATTTATAATATAGATTTTCTTAATAATATTAGCTTTGAAAAAAGAAAAAATTTTGGGAGTCTAGAGTATATAATACTTAAATTAAATCAAGAATTATCTACACAATTTATAACTAAGAAACAAAATACTCTTAATATTATAAAAAAATATTTATTGAATGAAAATAGTAATTCTCTATCTAAAAATATCTCTTATATAGGAACAACCAATTTTAATTTAGTTTGGGAAGATGTTTGTTCTGTTGTCATGGAAAATTGTTTAGATAAAACACTTAAGGAATTATGTCTTACTTATAATGAAACAAATAATATAAAATTAATAGATGTTATAGAAAAGCCTCTTTGGAAAGCTAATTTGTCTCAGGTTAGTCATAGAGCTAAGAAAACATTAACTCCAGATATTATTAGAATAATAAATAATGATTTTGAGATTTATGATGCAAAATATTATAAAATAAAACTAGATGAAAATGGGGTAAGAAATCAACCAGGAGTAGCAGATATAACTAAACAATATTTGTATGAATTAGCTTATCAAAGCTTTATCAAGCAAAATAAATTACATATAAAAAGAAATGCTTTTTTAATGCCATTTGATGGGAAAGATAAAAAATTTTTAGGAGTAGCTTGTATGCAAATCTTTTCAAATATTGAGAATTTGAAATTAAAACAAATAGAAGTTATTCTAGTCCCATGTGAAAAAGTCTATGATAAATACTTAAAATAA
- a CDS encoding metal ABC transporter permease has product MSAGLTIQLIAILISVACALLGVFLVLRSMSMLTDAISHTVLLGIVLSFFITHKLDSPLLIVGATLTGLLTVYFVEVLSDSKLVKEDAAIGIVLSILFSVAVILISKYTANIHLDIDAVLLGEIAFAPFHTTEIFGFKIATGLVNGFGILVVNLLFITIFFKEIKISIFDKALALTLGLLPEVFHYLLMTLVSVTSVVSFDIVGATLMISFMVGPATTAYMISKNLKTMLVYSSLIGVISSIIGYHLAVFLDVSISGSIAVVIGVIFFIVLFGKRFKKSTHLLMLLMEH; this is encoded by the coding sequence ATGAGTGCAGGATTAACAATACAATTAATTGCTATTTTAATTTCAGTAGCTTGTGCACTATTAGGAGTATTTTTAGTTTTAAGATCTATGAGTATGCTAACAGATGCAATAAGCCATACAGTTTTGCTTGGGATTGTGCTTTCATTTTTTATCACTCATAAATTAGATTCTCCTTTACTTATTGTAGGGGCAACTTTAACAGGACTTCTGACTGTTTATTTCGTTGAAGTATTAAGTGATAGTAAATTAGTAAAAGAAGATGCTGCAATAGGAATAGTTTTATCTATTCTATTTAGTGTTGCTGTTATTCTTATCTCTAAGTACACAGCAAATATACATTTGGATATTGATGCTGTTTTGCTTGGTGAAATAGCTTTTGCTCCTTTTCATACAACAGAAATTTTTGGTTTTAAAATTGCTACAGGTCTTGTAAATGGTTTTGGAATTTTAGTTGTTAATTTACTATTTATAACTATATTTTTTAAAGAAATTAAAATCTCAATTTTTGATAAAGCTCTAGCTTTAACACTAGGTTTGCTACCTGAAGTTTTTCACTATCTATTGATGACTTTGGTTTCAGTTACCTCTGTAGTTTCTTTTGACATTGTAGGTGCAACTCTTATGATTTCTTTTATGGTTGGACCTGCTACTACTGCCTATATGATTTCTAAAAATCTAAAGACTATGTTAGTATATAGTTCTTTAATTGGAGTTATTTCATCGATTATAGGTTATCATTTAGCAGTTTTTCTAGATGTTTCTATATCAGGTAGTATAGCTGTGGTAATTGGTGTTATATTTTTCATAGTATTATTTGGAAAAAGATTTAAAAAATCTACCCATTTGTTGATGCTTCTGATGGAACACTAA
- a CDS encoding metal ABC transporter ATP-binding protein produces MNAIEIKNLTVAYGENIALEDLNLNIEVGSLMALVGPNGAGKSTLIKTILKFLKQITGEIKINAKTLAYVPQRNSVDWDFPTTLFDVVEMGCYGRVGLFKRVNKEEKQKVLKAIEQVGMLEFKDRQISELSGGQQQRAFIARALVQEADIYLMDEPFQGVDSTTEKSIVEILKQLKAEGKTIIVVHHDLQTVPTYFESVALINKAVIVSGKVSEVFTQENIDVTYRKI; encoded by the coding sequence ATGAATGCAATTGAAATTAAAAATCTAACAGTTGCTTATGGAGAAAATATAGCACTAGAAGATCTTAATTTAAATATAGAAGTGGGGAGTTTGATGGCACTTGTTGGACCAAATGGTGCAGGTAAATCAACTCTTATAAAAACTATATTAAAATTTTTAAAACAAATAACAGGTGAAATAAAAATAAATGCTAAAACTTTAGCCTATGTTCCTCAAAGAAATAGTGTTGATTGGGATTTCCCAACAACACTATTTGATGTTGTAGAAATGGGTTGTTATGGAAGAGTAGGACTTTTTAAAAGAGTTAATAAAGAAGAAAAACAAAAAGTCTTAAAAGCAATAGAACAGGTAGGAATGTTGGAGTTTAAAGATAGACAAATATCTGAGCTTTCAGGTGGACAACAGCAAAGAGCTTTTATAGCTAGAGCTTTGGTACAAGAAGCTGATATCTATTTAATGGACGAACCTTTTCAAGGTGTGGATTCAACAACTGAAAAATCGATAGTGGAAATATTAAAACAATTAAAAGCTGAAGGTAAAACTATAATAGTTGTACATCATGATTTACAAACTGTACCAACTTATTTTGAGTCTGTTGCACTTATTAATAAAGCTGTTATTGTTAGTGGAAAGGTAAGTGAAGTTTTTACACAAGAAAATATTGATGTGACATATAGAAAGATTTGA
- a CDS encoding formate/nitrite transporter family protein: MADGHKTPTELVDYIIKVGIDKATKPLFKLMLLGIFGGAFIALGGAGNIISSSTLVKTDPGFAKFLGAAVFPVGLILVVTLGAELFTSNCLLSVAFVNKKISFTQMIRNLVTVYLFNYVGSFIVAYITVKGGSFNADSLAYLQNIATHKVDASAYALFIKGILCNVLVCGAVIQSYTSRDTIGKLVGAWLPIMLFVLIGYDHSIANMFYLTAAKLADTSLFGVSGILYNLFYVTLGNILGALAIGLPLYFSYYKKSDN; the protein is encoded by the coding sequence ATGGCAGATGGACACAAAACACCGACGGAATTAGTGGACTATATTATTAAAGTTGGGATAGATAAGGCAACTAAACCCTTATTTAAACTTATGTTACTTGGAATTTTTGGTGGAGCTTTTATAGCACTTGGAGGAGCAGGAAACATTATTTCATCTTCTACTTTAGTGAAAACTGATCCAGGATTTGCAAAATTTTTAGGAGCAGCTGTATTCCCAGTGGGTCTTATTTTAGTTGTAACACTTGGTGCTGAATTATTTACAAGTAACTGTTTACTATCAGTTGCATTCGTAAATAAAAAAATTAGTTTTACGCAAATGATTAGAAATCTTGTAACTGTTTATCTTTTTAACTATGTTGGAAGTTTTATAGTTGCTTATATAACAGTAAAAGGTGGAAGTTTTAATGCAGATTCACTTGCATATCTACAAAATATAGCTACTCATAAAGTAGATGCTTCAGCTTATGCTCTTTTTATCAAAGGTATACTATGTAATGTTCTAGTATGTGGAGCTGTTATCCAAAGCTATACTTCAAGAGATACTATAGGTAAATTAGTTGGAGCTTGGTTACCTATTATGCTATTCGTTCTTATTGGTTATGACCACTCGATAGCAAACATGTTCTATCTAACTGCTGCTAAATTAGCAGATACAAGTTTATTTGGAGTTTCTGGTATCTTATATAATCTATTTTATGTTACATTAGGAAATATCTTAGGAGCTTTAGCTATAGGATTACCTCTATATTTCTCATATTATAAAAAATCAGATAACTAA
- a CDS encoding riboflavin synthase subunit alpha produces MEILDKKSNRMSRANAGVSERSEFPDLQRILDFLSLRNLLSNELFFTFC; encoded by the coding sequence ATGGAAATTTTAGATAAAAAATCAAATAGAATGAGCCGAGCAAATGCAGGAGTGTCTGAACGAAGTGAGTTTCCTGATTTGCAGCGAATTCTTGATTTTTTATCGTTAAGAAATTTACTCAGTAACGAACTATTTTTTACTTTTTGTTAA
- a CDS encoding DNA cytosine methyltransferase, with amino-acid sequence MKNNFSYGIELREILKYNTELLNRKYSQDIFLQNLEYLTKKTDDKYLQERAKGYIEYIKSDEVFKNYLGRLKYSCIEQEYIKKYFNSYCIEKREEEKKEYNIIDLFCGAGGMSLGFIQEGFDINLACDFDESCIETYTFNHPNIKSKYIINSDIKEIDNDIKKYLSKDKVSLVIGGPPCQGFSNANQQRLIGDPRNKLYKSFINIVEQVKPKFFVMENVRGMLKVANQVKEDFEKVGYKVSYKVLQARDFGVPQNRERLIFIGTYLPINPQEIFNLIEREYSPKEYILKDAIADLNELEASTQKNNTNFINEKNGGIVIKKINKNINDYLIKINNTSYIYPIIFNHQARYNNDRDIEIYSRLHQGDKSDDPKIADIMPYASRNHIFKDKYYKLKESDVSKTITAHMKFDCNMYIHPTQARGLTPREAARIQSYPDDYVFRGAFTKTYMQVGNSVPPLMARGIAKVIKKILQEEK; translated from the coding sequence ATGAAAAATAATTTTTCATATGGAATAGAATTACGAGAAATATTAAAATATAATACAGAACTTTTGAATAGAAAATATTCTCAAGATATCTTTTTACAAAACTTAGAATATTTAACAAAAAAAACAGATGATAAATATCTTCAAGAAAGAGCAAAAGGATATATAGAGTATATAAAAAGTGATGAAGTTTTTAAAAATTACCTTGGAAGATTAAAATATAGTTGCATAGAACAAGAATATATAAAAAAATATTTTAATTCATATTGTATAGAAAAGCGAGAGGAAGAAAAAAAAGAATACAATATTATAGATTTATTTTGTGGAGCTGGTGGAATGTCTTTAGGTTTTATACAAGAAGGTTTTGATATTAATTTAGCTTGTGACTTTGATGAATCGTGTATTGAAACTTATACTTTTAACCATCCAAATATAAAAAGTAAATATATTATAAATTCAGATATAAAAGAAATCGATAATGATATAAAAAAATACTTAAGTAAAGATAAAGTTTCTTTGGTTATAGGAGGACCTCCTTGTCAAGGTTTTAGTAATGCAAATCAACAGAGATTGATAGGTGATCCTAGAAATAAATTGTATAAATCATTTATAAATATTGTTGAACAAGTTAAACCTAAATTTTTTGTTATGGAAAATGTTAGAGGAATGTTAAAAGTTGCAAATCAAGTAAAAGAAGATTTTGAAAAAGTTGGTTATAAAGTTTCCTATAAGGTATTACAAGCAAGGGATTTTGGAGTTCCACAAAATAGAGAAAGATTAATTTTTATAGGGACTTATCTTCCAATAAATCCACAAGAAATTTTCAACTTGATTGAAAGAGAATATTCGCCAAAAGAATATATATTAAAAGATGCTATAGCTGATTTAAACGAATTAGAAGCATCTACACAGAAAAATAATACAAATTTTATAAATGAAAAAAATGGTGGTATAGTTATAAAAAAGATTAATAAAAATATAAATGATTATCTTATAAAAATAAATAATACTTCTTACATATATCCTATTATATTCAACCATCAAGCTCGCTATAATAACGATAGAGATATTGAAATTTATAGCAGACTTCATCAAGGAGATAAGTCAGATGATCCTAAAATTGCTGATATTATGCCTTATGCTAGTAGAAATCATATTTTCAAAGATAAATACTATAAATTAAAAGAAAGTGATGTTTCAAAGACTATTACAGCTCATATGAAGTTTGATTGTAACATGTATATTCATCCAACTCAAGCAAGGGGATTAACACCAAGAGAAGCTGCAAGAATACAATCATATCCTGATGATTATGTATTTAGAGGTGCCTTTACTAAAACATATATGCAAGTTGGAAACTCTGTTCCACCACTTATGGCAAGAGGAATCGCAAAAGTGATAAAAAAAATTTTACAGGAGGAGAAATAG